The Candidatus Omnitrophota bacterium DNA window GCCTGGAAGTTCACCGCAAAAGAAGAAAAGGCCCGCATAGAGTTCGGCGTCGAAAGCGCAAATGCCAGGAACACCTATTTTGTTCGCGATAACGGCGTCGGCTTCGATAAAAGATACGCGGATAAGCTGTTCGGACCTTTCCAGCGCCTGCATTCGGCAACTGAGTTCGGGGGAACGGGTATCGGTCTTGCGACCGTCAAGCGTATCGTCGCAAGACACGGCGGTACCATCCATGCAGAATCCGAGGTTGGTGAGGGGGCGGCCTTTTATTTTACGTTGTCGGAATGAGATTCAGGCGCCTGATGAGGGTCACTCTATGGTCCCGCGCGATCTATCGGCGTCTTTTCCGGCTGTGAAAGAAAGTCAATAAAAAGGGGAAATCAAGCATTGTCCCGCATTCGCCCCTGTGTAACAATAACTGTTGTGTATTACAGGTTTCGGTGTGTTTTTTCCGGGGAGGTAAAATGTATCTTGTGATAAGTCTTATATTGCTTGGAACAGGCGCCGCCATTGCCGTTCTGGGGACAAGAGCGAAAAGACGCACACTGCAGGTGCTGGGGTACCTGGTCGTTCTTGCCACCGTGACGCTTCTTGCAGTGGCCGATTTCTGGATAGAGGCGAGGTGGTTCAGCGCGCTGGGGTACCAGGCGAGGTTCTGGCGCGAGATCATAATAAAGATCATTACGGCCTCTTCAGCCGCCGGGCTCGCCGCGGCACTGGTGGTGGTCCTTAACCTTGCCAATCCCAACAGGCTCTTCAAGTGGGCAGGCGCGGCTTTGGCTTTCGTATCCGGGGGTATCTGGGGGTTCGCTTCCTGGGAGAAGGTGCTGATGTTCCTTAACAGGCAGAGCACCGGCATGAAGGACCCGATAGAGACACTTGGCATGGACACCGGATTCTACCTTTTTTCGTTCCCTTTCCTTGACGCGCTTTTCAATCTCTTGGTACTGGTCGCGGTGATCTCGGCGGGTGTCATCCTGGCATCCTTTTTCGTAAACGCCGAGAACAAGGAGCTGGATATAGGCGAGATGGGTATAAGTTTCAAGGAAATAACCCAAAAGCCCGATTACAGTTCTGTGTATCTGACGGCCTTTTTCGTGTTCCTTGTCCTGGCCTTCGGTAAGTACCTGGACAGGTTCCGTCTGATGTTCTCGGAACTGGGAATAGTTACCGGACCCGGATGGACTGACGTCAACATAAGGATACCTGCATATAATGTAATGATAGTGGTTCTACTTCTCGGCGCGGTGCTCGTGATGCTGCCCGCGATAAGAGCCATCAGGGAAAGATCGTTCGGCGAGAAAGACGAATTGAAGGCGTACATCGCCTATCTGGGAGGCATAAGCCTCATAACGGCCGGCATATGGTTCACGGCACTCGGCCTGGTCCCCGGTCTTTTCCAGGCCCTCAGGGTCGAACCGAACGAGATCACCTTCGAGAAACCCTACATCAAGAACAACATAGAGTTCACCCAGTACGGGTTCAACCTCCATAAGACAGAAGTTCGCAAGTTCCCCGTTTCCGAGGAGATCTTCACCCAAAAGGTCGTCGACCAGAATAGAAGCCTCTTCGACAATATCCGGCTGTGGGACTGGAGGGCGCTGGATGCGGTTTATAACCAGTTCCAGGAGATAAGGCTTTATTACGAATTCAGGGACGTGGATATAGACCGCTACAGGTATAACGGTGATTACCGCCAGGTAATGGTATCCGCCCGCGAGATCGTGGTGGGTAATCTTCCGAGAGAGAACCAGACCTTCGTCAACAGGCGCTTCAAGTACACGCACGGTTACGGGATAACCATGACAGCGGTTAACGAATTCACTCCCGAAGGGCTGCCTGACCTTCTGATAAAGGATATACCCCCGGTCAGCAGGTTCACCGAACTGGAAGTGGAAAGGCCTGAAATATACTACGGAGAGCTCACCGATTCGTACGTAGTGGTTAATTCCAGCGAAAAGGAGTTCGATTACCCCCGGGGGGACAAAAACATATATGTCCATTATAAGGGTACAGGCGGGGTCGAGATACGCAACCTCTGGGACAAGTTCCTTTTAGGATGGAGGTTCGGCGGCACCAGGTTCTTTCTCTCGGCATATCCGGATAAGGGCAGCCGTGTAATGTACCACAGGGACGTAGCCGAAAGGGTGATGGTCCTGGCCCCTTTTCTTTCCATGGATAAGGACCCTTATATAGTTCTTTCCGAAGGAAAGCTTTACTGGATATTGGACGCTTACACCTATTCGAAATATTTTCCCTACAGCGAGCCGTATCTCACTAAAGCCGAGGAGAACCTGCCGGGGATCTCCCGGGAGGACCGTTATACCAAAACAGGCGCTTACCTTGACCGGATAAATTACCTGCGTAATTCCGTCAAAGTGGTCGTGGACGCCTATAACGGGGATACTGACCTGTACGTCTTCGATGAGGATGATGCGGTGATAAAGGTCTGGGACAGCATCTTCCCCGGACTTCTGAAGAAGAAAGAGCAGATGCCCGAGGCCCTTCGTCGTCACATAAGATACCCGGCGGGGATGCTCCTCGCTCAGGGTCTTGTCTACACCAAGTACCATATGACCGATCCGGAAGTATTCTACAACCAGGAGGATCTGTGGGTCAGGGCTACTGAAAAATACTATAACAGAGTTCAGAACGTTGAGCCGTATTACATCATGTGGAAGCCCCCGGGATCCGGCGAGATAGAGTTCACGCTCATACTGCCCTTCACACCTAAGAACAGACAGGTCCTTATCGGGTGGATAGCCGGGATGTGCGACGGTGAAAATTACGGAAGGTTCCTCGCCTACAAATTCCCCAAGGAGAAAAGGGTCCTTGGCACGCAGCAGGTCGAGACAAAGATAGACCAGGACAGGACGCTTTCCGGGCAGCTCACGTTATGGGACCAGCGCGGATCAAGTGTTATCCGCGGTAACGTGCTGGCCATACCCATAGAGGATAAGATACTCTATGTCGAACCCATATATCTCAGGGCTGAGACCGCGGCATACCCCGAGCTCAGGCTCGTGGTCCTCATGCAGAACGACAAGCTGGCTTACGGCAAGACTTTTTCCCAGGCGCTTGAGCGTCTAATAAAAGATGAGAAGCCGGGAGATATAATCCCGGAACCGGTGAAAACGCCCGGTGGAATCTCTCTCAGGGAACTTTCACGAAGGGCGGATACGGCTTTCACCGAATACCTGGATCACATGGCCGAGGAGGATTTCCGTTCCGCGGCGCAGGCTCTCGAGGAGCTGAAGGAAAACTTAAAAGCCATAAGGCAAAGAACATCCGGAGGTAAAAATGACGGCAAGGTCAAAAAGAACGAACAGACCGCAGAATGAAAAAAACCCCGGCAGGTCCGGGAAAACGCCTTCTGAAGTAGCCGCCGAAAGGATACATGCCAGACTCGGCAAGAAATACGCCAGGCATGAAAGGCGCAATATCAGCAAAAGCAGTATAAGGCAAATGCTGGAAGAAAAGGCGAACGAGCAGTTCCAGGATACCGGCCACATGCCCGGTGAGAACCCGTCCGAGTGGTTCGCGATAGAGAGGATGGTGGAGGAAGAACTGAAAAGAAGGGAAATAGAAAAACCGGAAAAACCCTGAGGCCAAAGTTTGTATTACGGTAATTCCCGGGTATATTATCTGTGAGGAGCCCGCATCCTTTCCGGTAATATCTTTTGCGGGGACTGGAGATGGAAAAGACGAGAAAAAAAATAACAGAAGGCATACTGTACACGGATTTTTACCAGCTGACCATGGCCCAGCTCTATTACAGCATGGGCATGCACCAGATGGATGTAGAGTTCGAATATTTCTTCAGGAACTACCCCGGGTATGACTCTCAGCCGGGTGGTTATTGCATTAACGCCGGGCTTGAGTGGCTTCTGGAATGGATGGAGAAGGCCCGTTTCGGCGAAGAAGAGATAGGCTATTTGCGGGGCCAGAAAGGCCGTTCTGGCAGAGGCCTCTTCAGGGAAGACTTCCTTGAATGGCTGGCGAAGAACGGTGATTTTTCGGGTATTTCCATACGTGCCATACCCGAGGGCAGGGTGGTCCATCCCAATGTGCCTCTTGCGGTCGTGAGGGGCCCTTTCGCCATGGCCCAAGTTCTTGAATCTTCACTTCTCAACCACTTGAACTACCAGACGCTCATAGCTACAAAGGCAAGCCGGGTCAGGGAAGCGGCCATGGGGGGCATGGTTATAGATTTCGGCTTGCGGCGGGGCCAGGACAAGGGAGCCAACGCGGGCGCGCGCGCGGCATTGATAGGCGGTGCCCAGTTCAGTTCGAACACGGGCATCTCCTATTATCTGGGGTACCCGCCAAAAGGGACGCATGCCCACAGCATGGTTCAGGCCTTCATGGCGGCGGGCGAGGGCGAGCTGGAAGCGTTCATGGCGTATGCGGAAGTTTATCCGGATGACTGTCTGCTTCTGGTGGATACGGTCGATACGCTCAAAAGCGGCGTTCCCAACGCCATCAAGGTATTCGAGAAGCTGCGCAAACAGGGGCATGAACCTGTCGGGATAAGACTGGATTCGGGGGATCTTGCCTACCTGGCGATACAGTCGGTAAAAATGCTCGATAAAGCCGGGTTCGGCGGAACATCTATCGTTCTTTCGAACAAGCTTGATGAGATGGTCATATGGCAGATCTTAACCCAGATCAGGAAAGAAGCCGGGCGCTACGGTGTCGATGCTAATAACCTTATAGAACGACTGGTTTACGGGGTGGGCACGCGCCTGATAACTTCAAAAGGGGATGCGGCCCTGGACGGGGTATATAAGCTCACCGCTATCAGTAACAACGGAAGCTGGGCCCCGGCGATAAAACTTTCAGAATCGGTGAATAAGATCATCAACCCCAGTTGCAAGAATGTCTGGCGCATCTATGACAGACGTAACATCGCTACCAGTGACCTTTTGGGACTTTGTGACGAGGACGCGCGTGAGTACGGGACCCTCCAGCTGAGACACCCGATAGACCCCGGGGAAAAACGCACCCTGAGCAGGGACGAGGTGAGCGAGATAGAACCCCTTCTGGCGGATGTGATGAAAGAAGGAAAGATCGCTATTGATCTTCCGAAAATCGAGGATATACGCAAGCGCAGGGACGAGGATATAAAACGGCTTGACCCGGGGGTCAAGCGCCTTGTAAACCCACATCGTTACCACGTCTCGCTCACACCGAAGCTTTTTGACCTTAAGCAGGAGCTGATACGCAAAGAGAAAGAAAAACAGCGCACAGGGTCCGGGACATAAAATCCTTTTCAGTTCGGACTCATCCAATGGAATAAAAAGGTGGAGTTTGATGATCCGCGGTAAAAATACGGTTCTTGGAATTATCTTTCTTATCTGTTCAATTTCTCTTGTTTCCGGGTGCATCCGTCAGTCGGGTGAGAATCTAACTGTTGCCATGAGCCTGGCGGAGAAAGAATGGGAGGTTATTCGGCGCGAGGTATTCTCGCGTTTTGAAAAAGAGACCGGGATAAAGGTCAGAGCTTACCAGATCGAGTCCGGTGAGCTTGCCACCAAACTCAGGGCGCTCCAGAAAGCGGGAAAATCCGAGATCGACCTCTTCGCCCAGGATAACATGAGCTTAGCGCCCCTGGTAACGCAGGACCTGGTATGGGATATCTCCGATCACAGAAAGGATATCCCTCCCGAGGTGCTTCCCAATCTTGTCCGGGCCTGCACCTTTGGCGGGAAACTTTTTTTCATGCCTTTCAGGCCGAACGTG harbors:
- a CDS encoding UPF0182 family protein, which encodes MYLVISLILLGTGAAIAVLGTRAKRRTLQVLGYLVVLATVTLLAVADFWIEARWFSALGYQARFWREIIIKIITASSAAGLAAALVVVLNLANPNRLFKWAGAALAFVSGGIWGFASWEKVLMFLNRQSTGMKDPIETLGMDTGFYLFSFPFLDALFNLLVLVAVISAGVILASFFVNAENKELDIGEMGISFKEITQKPDYSSVYLTAFFVFLVLAFGKYLDRFRLMFSELGIVTGPGWTDVNIRIPAYNVMIVVLLLGAVLVMLPAIRAIRERSFGEKDELKAYIAYLGGISLITAGIWFTALGLVPGLFQALRVEPNEITFEKPYIKNNIEFTQYGFNLHKTEVRKFPVSEEIFTQKVVDQNRSLFDNIRLWDWRALDAVYNQFQEIRLYYEFRDVDIDRYRYNGDYRQVMVSAREIVVGNLPRENQTFVNRRFKYTHGYGITMTAVNEFTPEGLPDLLIKDIPPVSRFTELEVERPEIYYGELTDSYVVVNSSEKEFDYPRGDKNIYVHYKGTGGVEIRNLWDKFLLGWRFGGTRFFLSAYPDKGSRVMYHRDVAERVMVLAPFLSMDKDPYIVLSEGKLYWILDAYTYSKYFPYSEPYLTKAEENLPGISREDRYTKTGAYLDRINYLRNSVKVVVDAYNGDTDLYVFDEDDAVIKVWDSIFPGLLKKKEQMPEALRRHIRYPAGMLLAQGLVYTKYHMTDPEVFYNQEDLWVRATEKYYNRVQNVEPYYIMWKPPGSGEIEFTLILPFTPKNRQVLIGWIAGMCDGENYGRFLAYKFPKEKRVLGTQQVETKIDQDRTLSGQLTLWDQRGSSVIRGNVLAIPIEDKILYVEPIYLRAETAAYPELRLVVLMQNDKLAYGKTFSQALERLIKDEKPGDIIPEPVKTPGGISLRELSRRADTAFTEYLDHMAEEDFRSAAQALEELKENLKAIRQRTSGGKNDGKVKKNEQTAE
- a CDS encoding nicotinate phosphoribosyltransferase; the encoded protein is MEKTRKKITEGILYTDFYQLTMAQLYYSMGMHQMDVEFEYFFRNYPGYDSQPGGYCINAGLEWLLEWMEKARFGEEEIGYLRGQKGRSGRGLFREDFLEWLAKNGDFSGISIRAIPEGRVVHPNVPLAVVRGPFAMAQVLESSLLNHLNYQTLIATKASRVREAAMGGMVIDFGLRRGQDKGANAGARAALIGGAQFSSNTGISYYLGYPPKGTHAHSMVQAFMAAGEGELEAFMAYAEVYPDDCLLLVDTVDTLKSGVPNAIKVFEKLRKQGHEPVGIRLDSGDLAYLAIQSVKMLDKAGFGGTSIVLSNKLDEMVIWQILTQIRKEAGRYGVDANNLIERLVYGVGTRLITSKGDAALDGVYKLTAISNNGSWAPAIKLSESVNKIINPSCKNVWRIYDRRNIATSDLLGLCDEDAREYGTLQLRHPIDPGEKRTLSRDEVSEIEPLLADVMKEGKIAIDLPKIEDIRKRRDEDIKRLDPGVKRLVNPHRYHVSLTPKLFDLKQELIRKEKEKQRTGSGT